In the Pseudorasbora parva isolate DD20220531a chromosome 5, ASM2467924v1, whole genome shotgun sequence genome, gtagttgcaaagttactcaTTGTCAGTAGAATGGTTGTtgagggaccatcaaaataaagtgtgtgCAGATATTTAGCAgtttactaatactctaatgagattTTTGTATGGTTGGTGACAAGTTACTTCTAGTAAAGTGGACAATTGAAAGTTTCCACGATAAGTATTCCTttatttttgccaaaataaatgtttataattCACTGTGTAGGCATTGCATATCGATATTAATACTAATTTATGCCCCTTTTACTTTTGTATGGGGGCTGTCATTGACATCAAAACGTACATATATGgattttattgaacagataGCCTTGTGAAACATGCATAAACATCAGCTATACTAAAGGCGTTTTACAATTTCAGAAGCAAAACTATGGTTTAAATTATACTATCTTGTAATCCTAAAATAATTGCAGACTAAACTATTGTTGTGTTGTTTCCCCAGACCTTTCCAGCAGCTTTCAACAGAGCAGCTTTTGCtggaaaaactaatgttagggAGGCAATCAAAGTGATTGTTTAGGCAAACAGACAATCATGTTTGCAATATTCCTGTACAGTTTCTGCTGACATGAGTACACTGTGATTTAAATGACAACACAGACAGTAGTACCATTATCTTctcggatatatatatatatatatatttatagttcCAGCAGCACTTGCCACCTGCACAGAAAAAAATCAAAGCCCCTACAAACATGGGAAAGGTCTGTATGAATTAGAATGATGTATTTGTcataaatgaattattattgTGCTTCTCTTATGCTGTAAGTATTGTTTTCTCCAGATTATCTTTTACGAGGACAGGAACTTTGGTGGCCGTTACCATGAGTGCATGAGTGACTGCGCTGACCTGAATTTCAACTTCAATCGCTGTCACTCCATCAGAGTGGAAAGTGGTTGCTTCATGGTCTACGACCGAACCAACTTCATGGGACACCAGTACTTTCTGAGAAGGGGGGAGTATCCCGATTACATGCGTATGATGGGAATGAATGATTGCATAAGATCCTGTCGTATGATCCCAATGGTAAAGACTGAAGTAAATCATTATCTAAAGTTATCGATGGTCTtattttaacacattataataaGAACTCAGCCATGACTCCTGCTTTTTTTTACCCATTAGCATACTGGGTCCTTCAGAATGAGGCTGTATGAGCGCTCCGACATGGGTGGCAAGATGATGGAGCTCATGGATGATTGCCCTAATCTTATGGAACGCTTCAATATGTCTGACTTCCATTCCTGCAACGTGATGGATGGTCACTGGCTTGTGTATGAGCAGCCCAACTATATGGGCAGGCACTTCTACCTGAGGCCTGGCGAGTACAGGAGGTACAGTGACTGGGGTGGCATGAGTTCCAGGATTGGCTCCGCCAGACGAATCAGGGATCTCTAATGAAAGGAGTCCTTCTGAAATGTCTGCTGTATGCCCTTTTTCACACACTAAATAAAATGGTGTCTGTGCTCAAGTGTATTCAGTTTTGTTCTTGCACCATCTACCTGGAGGGGTCTCTGCCAGATGATGACACTTGCTACAGGCTGCCAGATTGCTACAAACTGTTCAGAGACCTGAATAAAACTATAGAGACATGTTCTTCCATGAGACAGGTTTTTGAGTCTCTGCTTGTACTGCACATTAAAACTCATGGTAAATAACTAATGAAAACTGATGGAATGTATAAACTTTTAATAATATGGCCAATGTTTAATATATAGTTTTTGTAGATGAACATTAAAAAATAGGATTGTGTATATAATCTAAATATGGGGTGTGACTTAGTGGCTCAAGCAATACATTTAGTTCAGATGAAGTAGGCTAAGTAAAACTATAAATTGCTATATTtagaagaaacacacacatacacacacacacacattctcctGTTTTACCCAATGCAACTTTATAGAGTGCTTCATGGTGTATGACCACCCAGTCACCCAAAATTATATAGGACAGTAGCGAGTATTTTGATGTTGTGTATATCGGAatttaatatgtatttataatataatgtatttaatatattttcagcCTGTATAATTTATTGTAAGCACACAATGAGAAAGTAACTCTAACCATAGCATATCCATTTCAAAATATTCTATAACTTTAAGCaattaattaatacaaatacatatatttacatttagcaTGTTTATCATTTTATGAAATAAGTAAATCCCACAAGCCATTGTAAATtcatagatttaaataaatatcacaTGTCGAGACTTAAATGCAATTTGTAAACAATGTATCATAAATAAATGGACATTGGGTATAGATATatctatatattaatatattaattatttttagtcTCACAAAAACTTGAGGGATGCATAAGTAGATTtcttacagtatttatttttatcattttacaaAATAGCAGTACTGGCAATATTTCTTTTAACAAAAAAAGGATTATAATagcagaactttttttccctttcttttttgtttttttgcaattGTAATATGAATGACACACACAGTGTCGGCACTTCGTATCTGCTATATATACCAAAGAGTGTCCTCAAAGTAATAAGCAGTGTCATATTCCCATGGTACAACTGCACTGTCAAAAATGGGGAAGGTAAAGCAATACTGTGAGAAAAAGGTTGTACAAACAATGTCTTGTTTGTGTTATATTGAAGACATTTATGATGGTGTGAATGTAAATTATACATTCATATGgactaaaatgtaattttctaTCTCTTTTTTTAACAGATCATTTTCTATGAAGACAAACATTTTGGGGGTCATCAATATGAATGCAGTGATGATTGTGCAGATATGCTCTGCTATCTTTATCGCTGTAACTCCATCATGGTGGAGAGTGGATGCTTCATGATCTATGAACAACCACATTACAATGGCCAGCAATTCCTTGTCCGTAAAGGAGAGTACCCAGAGTTTGAAAGCTGGTTGGGCAAAAATGACTCTGTCTGCTCCTGCCGTGTAATTCCCATGGTGATTATGCTACTTTATTCTTCAGTGATCTACATTGAAAGGAATTACAAACTTCACTTTTTGTATCACTTCAATCATTCTTTTAATGTTCTTTCATCCATCAGACACAGGGATCTTCTCATGAGGTGAAACTTTTTGAGAGAATGGAGTATGGAGGTAAAATGATGACTCTTGTGGAAGACTGTCCAGATGTGATGGACATGTTCCAAACAAACCACATATTCTCTTGCAAGGTCACTGGTGGAAACTGGCTGTTCTTTGAACATTCTAACTACAAAGGCAGGATGCACCTCATACGGACAGGAGAATACACCAGATTCACTGAATGGGGTGGCTTGAGTGCCCGTGTGGGTTCCATCAAACGAATCATGGATTACTAGAATTAACATTCATGCTTACTATTTTTTAACTTCCTTAAAATCTTTACTATATTTACTCAATAAGATGCTTTTTTATTActtgttcatttttttattgtaacatACACTGTTTTGAACACACACCAAATGTAATACAGACTTCAAATTGGCAATTGTTGAGTAACACAAGCAAACATGTTGATTAACAACTCCTACAGCCCTGAAAGCTCTTATGTATacatcaaaaataaatgtttataaacTCTAATTCTATAACTTTGGTTATTGTTGACTCTTAGAATGTTTTACTTCATATTTGACAGTATTGTAAAGCTACTTCTATACGACAGTAATGTTTAAAATTCTTCAAAAATGTTCCATGTTC is a window encoding:
- the crygm7 gene encoding crystallin, gamma M7, which encodes CCKYCFLQIIFYEDRNFGGRYHECMSDCADLNFNFNRCHSIRVESGCFMVYDRTNFMGHQYFLRRGEYPDYMRMMGMNDCIRSCRMIPMHTGSFRMRLYERSDMGGKMMELMDDCPNLMERFNMSDFHSCNVMDGHWLVYEQPNYMGRHFYLRPGEYRRYSDWGGMSSRIGSARRIRDL
- the si:dkey-57a22.14 gene encoding gamma-crystallin S-1 yields the protein MGKIIFYEDKHFGGHQYECSDDCADMLCYLYRCNSIMVESGCFMIYEQPHYNGQQFLVRKGEYPEFESWLGKNDSVCSCRVIPMTQGSSHEVKLFERMEYGGKMMTLVEDCPDVMDMFQTNHIFSCKVTGGNWLFFEHSNYKGRMHLIRTGEYTRFTEWGGLSARVGSIKRIMDY